In Colletotrichum higginsianum IMI 349063 chromosome 3, whole genome shotgun sequence, a genomic segment contains:
- a CDS encoding MIP family channel protein, which produces MSTRSSIYDPGDPSQPLLSQQRRRTSTFNFHLPSFSSHRRVSPLSVRRASLQEVHPHHDDVEPVLPAAPVAAHQETRLHKPQWALSDRPPNTWAQIRHTWREEFAEFWGTFMILLFGAGVECETRLHYRGPDIRENAGDFLQCRLAWAAGVSMAVWMSGGVSGGHCNPTVTVVLALFRGFPWRKVPGFLAAQVLGAALASLAVYLNYATSIAAYEGGAARSLVGEHATAGLFFTFPAAGLPYAGAFYTEFLASAALVAIVFALADKNNLAPPKGTQPFAMFLALLAIGSALGINTGYAMNGARDTGPRIALALVGYGSDVFTHDYYYWLWAPWVAAIAGGVAGACVYDAFIYTGRDSPFNMPRKEDERGL; this is translated from the exons ATGTCCACCAGATCTTCCATTTACGACCCGGGCGACCCCAGCCAGCCGCTGCTCTcacagcagcggcggcgcacCAGCACCTTCAACTTCCACCTGCCGTCGTTCAGCAGTCACCGCCGCGTGTCGCCTCTGTCGGTGCGGCGCGCCTCGCTGCAAGAAGTGCATCCGcaccacgacgacgtcgagccgGTGTTGCCGGCCGCGCCCGTCGCCGCTCACCAGGAGACGCGCCTGCACAAGCCCCAGTGGGCGCTGAGCGACCGACCGCCCAACACATGGGCTCAGATCCGTCACACGTGGCGCGAGGAGTTTGC CGAGTTCTGGGGCACGTTCATGATCCTGCTCTTCGGCGCGGGCGTCGAGTGCGAGACGCGGCTGCACTACAGAGGGCCCGACATCCGCGAGAACGCCGGCGACTTCCTGCAGTGCCGGCTCGCATGGGCGGCCGGAGTGTCGATGGCCGTGTGGATGTCCGGCGGCGTGTCGGGCGGCCACTGCAACCCGACCGTGACCGTGGTGCTGGCCCTGTTCCGCGGCTTCCCCTGGCGCAAGGTGCCGGGCTTCCTCGCCGCGCAGGTGCtgggcgccgccctcgctaGCCTTGCCGTCTATCTCAACTACGCCACCAGTATCGCCGCGtacgagggcggcgccgcccgctcCTTGGTCGGCGAGcacgccaccgccggcctGTTCTTTACGTTCCCCGCCGCGGGGCTGCCCTACGCCGGCGCCTTCTACACCGAGTtcctggcctcggcggcgctggtcgccatcgtcttcgccctgGCCGACAAGAACAACCTGGCGCCGCCCAAGGGCACGCAGCCCTTCGCCATGTTCCTGGCCCTGCTGGCCATCGGTTCCGCCCTGGGCATCAACACGGGCTACGCCATGAACGGCGCCCGCGACACTGGCCCGCGCATCGCGTTGGCTCTCGTCGGCTACGGCTCCGACGTCTTCACCCACGACTACTACTACTGGCTCTGGGCGCCGTGGGTCGCCGCCATAGCCGGTGGCGTTGCGGGCGCTTGTGTGTATGATGCTTTCATCTACACCGGGAGGGATTCGCCCTTCAACATGCCGAGGAAAGAGGACGAGCGGGGTTTGTAA
- a CDS encoding Proteasome maturation factor UMP1, which yields MAMRIVPAANQPTTFAAGAGAPSAPGVHDTLRAGVGQSILDARSNAPSSAHPLESRLKNWEVTQENMRMETLRRTFGAAEPIRRQMELKITQTGEWRPLALGGQKPSIHEEILRGKDTSVTWEDVYSGEESVGIVGMHDEMERKLKI from the exons ATGGCT atGCGAATCGTCCCCGCCGCGAACCAGCCCACaaccttcgccgccggcgccggcgcccccTCGGCCCCGGGCGTCCACGACACACTCCGCGCGGGCGTCGGCCAGTCGATCCTCGACGCCCGGTCCAACGCCCCCTCAAGTGCGCACCCGCTCGAGTCGCGCCTTAAGAATTGGGAGGTCACGCAGGAGAACATGCGAATGGAGACGCTACGCCGCACCTTTGGCGCTGCCGAGCCCATCCGCCGCCAGATGGAGCTCAAGATCACCCAGACGGGCGAGTGGCGGCCCCTCGCACTCGGCGGCCAGAAGCCCAGCATCCACGAGGAGATCCTCCGCGGCAAGGACACCAGTGTCACGTGGGAGGACGTCTACTCAGGCGAGGAGagcgtcggcatcgtcggcatgcacgacgagatggagaggAAGCTGAAGATTTGA
- a CDS encoding ABC transporter yields the protein MRLPNRSPPILRIANGTFYRRHPNAHSTQPNPPLFSDLSFELPSFAETKNHWCIVGPSLSGKTTLLQVLRGQHLAIPPTSRAYPYLSTDKAPARLRSANRAIQYVGFDGEQGGALGGPTTSAYLAARYESRRENTDFSLRDFLVGNTELNPLETLPGEENLIPRELLERVVTDLRLDPLLDLPVAFLSNGQGRRARIARALLTTPEVLLLDEPFMGLDPPTVASLSPLLQSLAERQSPRLVLSARPQDPLPDWITHLIYLRSDCQIGSMGPKDMVLEGFRKYVRGVWKGGLQEDEKLPVHSLVEMGKALTTNGVEGDGLFDSNEKGQHAAESAAAVENSPPQTPLGEPLVEMDGCQVRYGSKIALGNWSQDTPSGPKDGLIWTVRRGERWGVFGPNGSGKTTVVSLLCSDHPQTYSLPIKLFGRSRLPEPGSGQRPLTFWDIQSRIGHSSPEVHQHMPRGLTVRQVLENAWADTFKGIPKLDDEARGKVEATLRWFSPELNPGHNNSIAVGSSSSSSDNLSWSDAYLFGGLSFSAQRIALLLRAVIKNPDVVVLDEAFSGMDDAVRDKCMLFLAKGEEKTHSGDRIVDSEAAKAGEVRVRGLTEQQALICISHIKEEVPDCVREWICLPEANEGLPARFGQFDGPLRTDEKRWRALWGV from the coding sequence ATGAGGCTACCGAATCGTTCTCCCCCGATCCTGCGGATCGCCAATGGCACCTTCTACCGCCGCCACCCAAACGCGCACTCGACGCAACCGAACCCGCCGCTTTTCAGCGACCTGAGCTTCGAGCTGCCGTCCTTCGCCGAGACCAAGAACCACTGGTGCATCGTCGGGCCCTCGCTTTCGGGCAAGACGACGCTGCTGCAGGTTCTGCGGGGCCAGCACCTCGCGATTCCGCCGACATCGCGGGCGTACCCGTACCTTTCGACCGACAAGGCACCGGCGCGGCTGCGGAGCGCGAACCGGGCGATTCAGTACGTCGGTTTCGATGGTGAACAAGGCGGGGCGCTGGGCGGGCCAACGACGAGCGCGTATCTCGCGGCGCGGTACGAGTCGAGGAGGGAGAACACGGATTTCTCGCTGCGGGACTTTCTGGTGGGCAACACAGAGCTGAACCCGCTCGAGACTTTGCCTGGCGAGGAGAACCTGATACCGAGGGAGCTTCTGGAGAGGGTCGTCACGGACCTGCGGCTGGACCCGCTCCTCGATCTGCCTGTAGCCTTCCTGAGCAACGGgcaggggaggagggcgcgcATCGCGAGGGCGCTGTTGACGACGCCCGAGGTTCTGCTGCTAGACGAGCCGTTCATGGGGCTCGACCCGCCTACCGTTGCGTCGTTGAGCCCGCTGCTCCAGTCGCTGGCCGAGCGGCAGAGCCCCAGGCTGGTCCTCAGCGCGAGGCCCCAGGATCCTCTGCCCGATTGGATCACGCACCTGATCTACCTCCGCAGCGACTGCCAGATCGGCTCAATGGGCCCCAAGGACATGGTGCTGGAAGGCTTCAGGAAGTATGTCAGGGGCGTGTGGAAAGGAGGGCtgcaggaggacgagaagctcccCGTGCACTCGCTCGTGGAGATGGGCAAGGCCTTGACTACGAatggcgtcgagggcgatgggCTCTTTGATTCGAACGAGAAGGGCCAGCATGCCGCCGAGTCTGCGGCTGCGGTGGAGAACTCGCCTCCCCAGACGCCACTTGGCGAGCCCTTGGTCGAGATGGACGGTTGCCAAGTGAGGTATGGAAGCAAGATCGCACTGGGCAACTGGTCTCAAGACACGCCATCCGGCCCCAAGGACGGCCTCATCTGGACAGTTCGTAGAGGAGAGCGATGGGGCGTGTTCGGTCCAAACGGGTCGGGCAAGACCACCGTCGTCTCCCTTCTCTGTTCCGATCACCCTCAGACGTACTCTCTCCCCATCAAGCTGTTCGGCAGAAGTAGACTGCCCGAGCCTGGATCCGGCCAACGGCCCCTCACGTTTTGGGACATCCAGTCACGTATTGGACACTCGAGCCCTGAGGTCCACCAGCACATGCCCCGGGGTCTGACAGTACGGCAAGTACTGGAGAACGCGTGGGCGGACACGTTCAAGGGGATCCCCAagctcgacgatgaggcACGAGGCAAGGTCGAAGCCACACTGCGCTGGTTTTCTCCTGAACTAAACCCGGGCCACAACAACAGTATCGCCGtaggcagcagcagcagcagcagcgacaacCTGTCCTGGTCCGACGCATACCTCTTTGGCGGCCTCTCCTTCAGCGCCCAGCGCATCGCTTTGCTGTTGCGGGCCGTTATCAAGAACCCCGACGTGGtggtgctcgacgaggcaTTCAGCGGCATGGACGACGCGGTGCGGGACAAGTGCATGCTCTTCCTGGCcaagggcgaggagaagacgCACAGCGGCGATCGGATCGTGGACAgcgaggcggccaaggcgggCGAAGTCAGGGTCAGGGGTCTGACGGAACAGCAGGCGTTGATCTGCATCAGCCacatcaaggaggaggtgCCGGACTGCGTGCGCGAGTGGATATGCCTGCCCGAGGCCAACGAGGGCCTTCCGGCGCGGTTTGGACAGTTTGACGGGCCGTTGAGGACGGACGAGAAGCGGTGGAGGGCGCTCTGGGGTGTGTAG
- a CDS encoding Thiol-specific monooxygenase has translation MGGERRIKSVAIIGAGAAGAVTAAAFKAENYFERIQVFERRESAGGTWIYDPNPAELPPLQPGSLPPDVDPAVEIPGELPQVKPHSQRERYTQTPIYRSLTTNVPDIAMSFSDSRFAYGPFAPHWVPRQYIENYFSLHKTDSILVLNTTVEDVTRIPAKDRPEQWRLTLRKFDAARNVDIWWQEVFDAVVLANGHYSVPYVPHVKGLDEYIKKFPGRVVHSKTYRTPEPFTGKKIVTIGNSASGHDVTEELVKTARTPVFQSRRSKSRWDADEPPPGIEWKPVIKEYHLDGRIVFEDGSHLDDVDHVIYCTGYKPSYPFWNSEANGGRALYDYKEGKLIKTFWHTFFQDFQTLGIVGMPRVLTFRSFEYQAIALARVFSGRHSVALPPVEEQERWERERAELVRKDGRKFHDIAWETGETFEWLNWLFRVAGLPTLRGKGRTPPVLSEELIWAVEHVRKYAEPGNPIDGDESKEKKKKEAEVAGTGFYGDGHEHRAEEQKGKWLLVQRPKKDLLGFI, from the exons ATGGGCGGCGAGCGAAGGATCAAGTCCGTCGCCATCAttggcgccggtgccgcaG GCGCTGTTACTGCTGCCGCATTCAAGGCCGAGAACTATTTCGAGCGGATCCAAGTCTTCGAACGGCGGGAGTCCGCTGGTGGTACATG GATCTACGACCCAAACCCGGCCGAGCTTCCTCCACTTCAGCCTGGAAGCCTTCCGCCGGATGTCGATCCCGCTGTGGAGATCCCGGGCGAGCTGCCCCAGGTCAAGCCTCACAGCCAGAGGGAGCGATACACCCAGACCCCAATCTACCGCTCTTTGAC CACCAATGTCCCTGACATTGCAATGTCTTTCTCGGACTCAAGGTTCGCCTACGGCCCCTTTGCGCCGCACTGGGTCCCCCGGCAGTACATCGAGAACTACTTCTCACTGCACAAAACGGACTCCATTCTGGTGCTCAACACGACCGTCGAAGACGTCACCAGGATCCCGGCAAAGGACAGACCTGAGCAGTGGAGGCTGACACTGCGCAAATTCGACGCCGCGCGGAACGTCGACATCTGGTGGCAGGAGGTCTTTGACGCCGTTGTCCTCGCCAACGGGCACTACTCGGTTCCATAT GTGCCTCACGTCAAGGGACTGGACGAGTATATCAAGAAGTTCCCGGGCCGAGTGGTCCACTCCAAGACCTACCGCACCCCGGAGCCCTTCACCGGCAAGAAGATTGTGACCATCGGCAACTCCGCGTCGGGCCACGATGTCACGGAGGAGCTGGTCAAGACGGCTCGCACGCCGGTGTTCCAGTCCCGGCGTTCGAAATCGCGAtgggacgccgacgagccgccgccggggatcGAATGGAAGCCGGTCATCAAAGAGTACCACCTGGACGGGCGGATCGTTTTCGAGGACGGCTCGCacctcgacgacgtagaCCACGTCATCTACTGCACGGGCTACAAGCCCTCGTACCCATTCTGGAACTCCGAGGCCAATGGCGGGAGGGCGCTGTACGACTATAAGGAGGGCAAGCTCATCAAGACGTTTTGGCACACCTTCTTCCAGGATTTCCAGACGCTTggcatcgtcggcatgcCGCGGGTCCTGACGTTCCGCAGCTTCGAGTACCAGGCGATCGCGCTGGCCCGCGTCTTCTCGGGGCGGCACTCGGTCGCGCTGccgcccgtcgaggagcaggagcgcTGGGAGAGGGAGCGGGCGGAGCTGGTCCGCAAGGACGGGCGCAAGTTCCACGACATCGCGTGGGAGACGGGCGAGACGTTCGAGTGGCTCAACTGGCTGTTCCGGGTGGCGGGCCTGCCCACGCTCCGGGGCAAGGGACGGACGCCGCCGGTGCTCTCGGAGGAGCTGATCTGGGCCGTGGAGCACGTGAGAAAGTACGCCGAACCCGGGAACcccatcgacggcgacgagtccaaggagaaaaagaagaaggaggccgaggtggcgggCACGGGGTTCTACGGGGACGGCCACGAGCATCGCGCCGAGGAACAGAAGGGGAAGTGGCTCTTGGTGCAGAGGCCCAAGAAGGACTTGTTGGGGTTCATCTAG
- a CDS encoding Chitin synthase encodes MDPNTPSRPPDYSLPPYDDRDDDTPTGRSNNPAAIRLLTSVEEPIMDSRPYVTPSVHIQTPPASTVAAAAAGSASRPRRSASASTPVPASSIPRLRQLHKTPESSPSLFPRPLSLRRKKSDAANPALSTPDHLDALRQQEEARPTATSSPDPIYTSRRSGVSIVDFADVQPASRIPVRSTTVKLQKRTRPASVRETQLRDSLPTIPEGPSMRKSQLHQFSSCPVPPSSDDSGDSTGTSSHSANDRPRSSRRSYASSILSDRSASIRDPPSMPPPDSTYVPFQGRDYAREYERTYEQEYQDDYPYEYQAGRASPTRTYSPSRLSSDFTRPPPSGIYEPSDINGSPRPGTPSSRYGGSPRRPLPPAPLFSTGANRNSAAFADDATVSIPLHDTDDVFGPETDISETQPMRESYMSHDQVTLSEGDTETDVNEKVEHYGPAPDGMQERRGVRAPQMSRKEVQLINGELVLECKIPTILYSFLPRRDEVEFTHMRYTAVTCDPDDFVDRGYKLRQSIGKTARETELFICVTMYNENEFDFTRTMYAVMKNISHFCARSKSRTWGDNGWQKIVVCIVSDGREKIHPRTLDALAAMGVYQHGIAKNYVNQKAVQAHVYEYTTQVSLDSDLKFKGAEKGIVPCQLIFCLKEKNQRKLNSHRWFFNAFGKALNPNVCILLDVGTRPGGTSLYHLWKAFDNDSNVAGACGEIKAMKGRFGVNLLNPLVASQNFEYKMSNILDKPLESIFGYITVLPGALSAYRYHALQNDETGHGPLSQYFKGETLHGQHADVFTANMYLAEDRILCWELVAKRGESWVLKYVKGCHGETDVPDTVPEFISQRRRWLNGAFFAAVYSLVHFKQIWHTDHTITRKILLHIEFVYQFLQLIFTYFSLANFYLTFYFVAGGLGDPLVDPFGHNIGQYIFTVLRYICVLLICAQFILSLGNRPQGAKKLYLFSIIVYSIIMIYTTFATFYIVIRQLKEKDNPEIHMGNNVFTNFIVSILSTIGLYFVMSFMYLDPWHLFTSAAQYFMLLPAYICTLQVYAFCNTHDVTWGTKGDNVMKTDLGGAIGKGNSVELEMPSEQLDIDSGYDEALRNLRDRVDVPASAVSEAQLQEDYYKSVRTYMVLSWLICNAILAMAVSEAYSDRGIGENYYLAFILWSVAILALFRAIGSTTFAVLNVVSMIVDGQVRMSLKMPKWMGGFGEKVSEKMSSVGSSVGSSVGGSKLSSVFRR; translated from the exons ATGGACCCAAATACCCCTTCGCGACCGCCCGACTACAGTCTGCCGCCCTACGATgaccgcgacgacgacacaccCACGGGACGCTCCAACAACCCTGCCGCTATTCGTCTCTTGACCTCAGTCGAGGAGCCCATTATGGACAGCCGACCGTATGTAACACCCAGCGTTCATATTCAGACGCCGCCTGCTAGCactgtcgccgccgccgccgccggcagcgcATCGCGGCCCCGTCgttctgcttctgcttctacTCCTGTTCCTGCGTCTTCTatccctcgtcttcgacagCTTCACAAGACGCCCGAGTCGTCGCCCAGCCTCTTCCCGCGCCCGCTCTCGCTGCGCAGGAAGAAGTCGGACGCCGCAAACCCGGCGCTCTCTACCCCAGATCACCTTGACGCTTTAcggcagcaggaggaggctCGCCCGACCGCGACCTCGTCTCCGGACCCCATCTACACTTCACGCCGAAGTGGCGTGAGCATCGTCGATTTCGCGGATGTGCAGCCCGCCTCCCGCATCCCAGTGCGGTCCACTACTGTCAAGTTGcagaagaggacgaggcccGCCTCTGTCAGAGAGACGCAGCTCCGGGACAGTCTCCCAACCATTCCAGAGGGTCCTTCGATGCGGAAAAGTCAACTGCACCAGTTCTCTAGTTGCCCCGTTCCCCCATCCTCAGACGATTCTGGTGACAGTACAGGCACAAGCTCACACTCAGCGAACGATAGGCCCCGATCGAGTCGACGATCCTACGCGTCGTCAATCCTGTCCGACCGATCCGCCTCCATCCGAGACCCTCCCagcatgccgccgcccgactCGACCTACGTCCCATTCCAAGGCCGCGATTACGCCCGCGAGTATGAGCGAACCTACGAGCAAGAGTACCAGGACGATTACCCCTACGAGTACCAGGCCGGCCGCGCATCGCCCACTAGGACATACAGCCCGTCGCGTCTGTCATCAGACTTCACTCGGCCACCTCCGTCTGGAATCTACGAGCCATCTGATATCAATGGTAGCCCCAGACCGGGGACCCCGTCCTCCAGATATGGTGGGAGCCCGAGACGACCGCTCCCCCCTGCGCCGCTCTTCTCGACCGGTGCGAACCGCAACTCGGCCGCTTTTGCAGATGACGCCACAGTGTCGATCCCTCTTCATGATACCGACGACGTTTTTGGGCCAGAGACGGACATCAGCGAGACCCAGCCCATGAGAGAGTCGTACATGTCGCATGACCAAGTCACCCTCAGTGAGGGAGACACGGAGACCGACGTCAATGAGAAGGTTGAGCACTACGGCCCGGCCCCAGACGGCATGCAGGAACGCCGAGGTGTGCGCGCGCCGCAGATGTCGAGAAAGGAGGTTCAGCTCATCAACGGTGAGCTGGTACTGGAGTGCAAGATCCCCACGATCCTCTACAGTTTTCTGCCTCGCCGTGACGAGGTCGAGTTCACCCACATGAGATACACAGCTGTCACATGCGACCCCGACGACTTTGTTGATCGCGGATACAAGCTCCGCCAGTCTATCGGCAAGACCGCTCGCGAGACGGAGTTGTTCATCTGCGTCACCATGTACAACGAAAACGAGTTCGACTTCACCAGAACAATGTACGCCGTCATGAAGAACATCTCCCACTTCTGCGCCCGTTCCAAGTCACGCACGTGGGGCGACAATGGTTGGCAAAAGATTGTCGTCTGCATCGTTTCCGATGGCAGAGAGAAGATCCATCCTCGCACGCTTGACGCGTTGGCAGCCATGGGTGTCTATCAGCACGGCATCGCCAAGAACTATGTCAACCAGAAAGCCGTTCAGGCTCACGTCTACGAGTACACGACGCAAGTCTCACTCGACTCCGATCTCAAGTTCAAGGGTGCCGAAAAGGGCATCGTCCCTTGCCAGCTGATATTCTGTCTGAAGGAGAAGAATCAGCGGAAGCTCAACTCGCATCGTTGGTTTTTTAACGCTTTCGGAAAAGCGCTCAACCCCAATGTCTGTATTTtgctcgacgtcggcacgAGGCCCGGTGGCACATCGCTCTACCACTTGTGGAAGGCCTTCGACAACGATTCCAACGTCGCCGGTGCTTGTGGAGAGATCAAGGCTATGAAGGGCCGTTTTGGAGTCAACCTTCTGAACCCGCTTGTGGCCTCGCAGAACTTCGAGTACAAGATGTCCAATATTCTCGATAAGCCGTTGGAGTCTATATTTGGCTACATTACCGTCTTGCCAGGCGCCCTGAGTGCCTACCGCTATCACGCCTTACAGAACGACGAGACCGGCCACGGTCCCCTTAGCCAGTACTTCAAAGGAGAGACGCTGCACGGTCAACACGCAGACGTGTTCACCGCCAACATGTATCTCGCCGAGGATCGTATTCTCTGTTGGGAGCTTGTCGCCAAGCGTGGTGAGAGCTGGGTGTTGAAGTACGTCAAGGGATGCCACGGTGAGACGGACGTGCCAG ACACGGTTCCCGAGTTCATATCGCAGCGACGTCGTTGGCTCAATGGTGCCTTCTTTGCTGCCGTGTACTCGCTCGTTCACTTCAAGCAGATCTGGCACACCGACCACACCATCACGCGCAAGATCCTCCTCCATATCGAATTCGTATACCAGTTTCTGCAGCTCATCTTCACCTACTTCTCCCTGGCGAACTTCTACCTGACCTTCTacttcgtcgccggcggtCTGGGCGACCCCTTGGTGGATCCCTTCGGTCACAACATTGGCCAATACATCTTTACTGTCCTGCGGTACATCTGCGTTCTGCTCATCTGCGCGCAGTTCATCCTCTCGCTGGGTAATCGCCCGCAAGGAGCAAAAAAGCTGTACCTCTTCAGCATCATCGTTTACAGCATCATTATGATTTACACAACGTTCGCCACCTTTTACATCGTCATCCGCCAGCTGAAAGAGAAAGACAACCCAGAGATTCACATGGGGAACAACGTCTTCACGAACTTTATCGTCTCTATTCTATCGACCATCGGGTTGTATTTTGTCATGTCCTTCATGTACCTCGACCCCTGGCACTTGTTCACCAGTGCGGCTCAGTACTTCATGCTGCTGCCGGCGTACATCTGCACTCTACAAGTCTACGCCTTCTGCAACACGCACGACGTCACATGGGGTACCAAGGGAGACAACGTCATGAAGACGGATCTGGGTGGTGCTATCGGCAAGGGCAACagcgtcgagctcgagatgCCCTCGGAACAACTCGATATCGATTCGGGGTACGATGAGGCGCTGCGCAACCTCCGCGATCGCGTCGACGTTCCGGCATCAGCCGTTTCTGAAGCGCAACTACAGGAGGATTACTACAAGAGCGTGCGCACTTACATGGTGCTTTCGTGGCTTATCTGcaacgccatcctcgccatgGCCGTGTCTGAAGCGTATAGCGACCGCGGCATTGGTGAGAACTATTACCTTGCCTTCATTCTCTGGTCTGTGGCGATCCTAGCGCTCTTCCGTGCCATCGGCTCCACCACGTTTGCGGTCCTCAATGTCGTCAGTATgatcgtcgacggccaggtGCGCATGAGCCTCAAGATGCCCAAGTGGATGGGTGGCTTCGGCGAAAAGGTCAGCGAGAAGATGAGCAGCGTCGGAAGCAGCGTCGGAAGCAGCGTCGGTGGCAGCAAGCTCAGCAGCGTCTTTCGACGCTGA
- a CDS encoding AP complex subunit beta translates to MSGPQGGGDSKLFARGKVAELRLELNSGGKKDKNNVNKKIALKKIVANMTMSNNDMVALFPDIISCMHIQSLEIKKMCFLFLVNYARMRPEIAIQAIPVLEQDMEDHNPLVRALALRTMSYIHVREFVEATVPLVKHMLKDADPYVRKTAAFCVAKLYDHDRRTVEGSDLIDRLNTLLRDDNPTVVASALASLMDIWERSDAIKLTIDYSNASKMVAILPDCSEWGQTYILEALMSYVPQESGEALLLAERISPRLSHSNSAVVLTCIRVVLYLMNYISDQRQITMLCKKLSPPLVTLLAKGPEVQYLALRNALLILQRRPEVLRNDIRVFFCKYNDPIYVKVTKLELIFMLANEGNIDEVLTELREYATEIDVHFVRKAVRAIGKLAIKIEPASRQCINLLLELVATKVTYIVQEATVVIRNIFRKYPNQYESIIGTLCEHLDSLDEPEAKAAMVWVIGQYADRIENSEALLEDFLYSFAEEPVEVQLALLTATVKLFIQRPTKGQELVPRVLKWATEETDNPDLRDRAYMYWRLLSTDMAAAKQIVMGEKPPITAESERLDPATLEEMCLNVGTLATVYLKPVQTVFRSARPRKLLDSPALQKHLLPTSIENQKSLSMLGMGGQAQDASMHSQHVSQADGNLSQAVNDADAYFNSIGPQQMAAMRIDQGDVFGETTGYETGYVVNQHAPQQVVQPAQGSNGDLLVL, encoded by the exons ATGTCGGGCCCCCAGGGTGGAGGAGACTCCAAGTTGTTTGCCAGG GGCAAGGTTGCTGAGCTGCGACTCGAGCTGAACAGCGGCggcaagaaggacaagaacaaTGTGAACAAAAAGATCGCCCTCAAGAAGATTGTCGCCAACATGACCATGAGCAACAATGACATGGTCGCGCTGTTTCCCGACATCATCAGTTGTATGCATATCCAGAGCCTGGAGATCAAGAAGAT GTGCTTCTTGTTCCTAGTCAACTATGCGAGAATGCGACCTGAAATTGCCATACAGGCCATTCCTGTCCTGGAGCAG GACATGGAGGACCACAATCCACTTGTCAGAGCTCTTGCCCTCCGAACAATGTCCTACATCCACGTAAGGGAATTCGTCGAAGCGACTGTGCCCCTAGTCAAGCACATGTTGAAGGATGCGGATCCATACGTCAGGAAAACGGCAGCGTTCTGTGTCGCCAAGCTTTACGACCACGACCGGCGTACAGTTGAGGGTTCCGACCTGATCGACAGGCTCAACACCCTGCTCAGAGACGATAACCCGACCGTGGTCGCCAGCGCATTGGCATCGCTGATGGACATATGGGAGCGAAGTGACGCCATCAAGCTCACTATCGATTACAGCAATGCATCCAAAATGGTGGCTATTCTCCCCGACTGCTCAGA ATGGGGCCAAACATACATCCTCGAGGCACTCATGTCCTATGTTCCCCAGGAGTCGGGGGAAGCCTTGCTTCTTGCCGAGCGCATTTCGCCGCGCCTTTCGCACTCCAACTCGGCTGTGGTACTGACTTGCATCCGTGTCGTGCTCTATCTGATGAACTATATCTCGGACCAGAGGCAGATCACAATGCTATGCAAGAAGCTATCACCCCCACTGGTGACTCTTCTGGCAAAGGGACCCGAGGTGCAGTACCTTGCTTTGAGGAATGCGCTCTTGATCTTGCAGCGTCGGCCGGAAGTGTTGCGCAACGACATccgcgtcttcttctgcaaATACAACGACCCCATCTATGTCAAGGTCACGAAGCTGGAGCTCATCTTCATGCTCGCCAACGAGGGCAACATCGACGAAGTTCTCACGGAGCTTAGGGAGTACGCGACCGAGATCGATGTTCACTTCGTCCGCAAGGCCGTGCGCGCCATTGGCAAGTTGGCGATCAAGATTGAACCGGCGTCGCGGCAGTGCATCAacctgctcctcgagctggtTGCAACCAAGGTCACATATATCGTGCAGGAGGCGACGGTCGTCATAAGAAACATCTTCCGCAAGTATCCCAACCAATACGAGTCCATCATCGGCACGCTGTGCGAGCATCTCGACTCGCTGGACGAGCCGGAGGCGAAGGCCGCTATGGTGTGGGTCATCGGGCAGTACGCGGACAGAATCGAGAACAGCGAGGCCCTGCTCGAGGACTTCCTGTACTCGTTCGCGGAGGAGCCGGTCGAGGTGCAGCTGGCGCTGCTAACAGCGACGGTCAAGCTTTTCATCCAGCGACCGACCAAGGGCCAGGAGCTGGTGCCCCGAGTGTTGAAGTGGGCAACGGAGGAGACGGACAACCCGGATCTCCGAGACCGAGCCTACATGTATTGGCGCCTGCTGTCGACggacatggcggcggcgaagcagATCGTCATGGGAGAGAAGCCGCCAATCACGGCCGAGTCCGAGCGGCTCGACCCGGCGACGCTGGAGGAGATGTGTCTCAACGTGGGGACGCTGGCGACGGTGTACCTAAAGCCAGTGCAGACGGTGTTCAGgtcggcgcggccgaggaaaCTGCTGGACTCGCCGGCGCTGCAGAAGCACCTGCTCCCGACGTCGATCGAGAACCAGAAGAGCCTAAGCATGCTGGGGATGGGCGGGCAGGCGCAGGACGCGAGCATGCACAGCCAGCACGTCAGCCAGGCGGATGGGAACTTGTCGCAGGCGGTCAATGACGCGGACGCCTACTTCAACAGCATCGGGCCGCAGCAGATGGCGGCCATGCGGATCGACCAGGGCGACGTGTTTGGTGAGACGACAGGATACGAGACCGGGTACGTGGTGAACCAGCATGCGCCTCAGCAGGTGGTGCAGCCGGCGCAGGGGAGCAACGGGGATCTTTTGGTTCTGTGA